The Bartonella birtlesii IBS 325 genome has a window encoding:
- the mutL gene encoding DNA mismatch repair endonuclease MutL, which yields MTIRHLSENIINQIAAGEVIERPANVVKELVENAIDAGATRIEIVTANGGKNFIKVSDNGCGIPADQLILAVSRHCTSKITDDVHNICFLGFRGEALPSIGSVAKLKLISRTQDADNATEIIVTAGKIVGPKPAAANLGTIVEVRDLFFVTPARLKFMKTDRAETNAITDMIKRIAIAFPHIRFSLSGSDRTSMELPATQNNTQGQLQRITQIMGKEFAPNSIALNAERESVRLTGFACLPSFNRSNSLHQFAYVNGRPVRDKFLWGAIRGAYADVMTRDRYPVSILFIDLPPADVDVNVHPTKADVRFRDSGLIRGLIVGAIHEALHQTGVRPTSTRSEAMLAAFQTQQPLANSKNPQPASSYSPQPYHFSSASMIHQPLDTNSSFGFKENATPLMEGLDTPSGDAYIPNTIVSQEELSYPLGAARAQIHKNYIIAQTQDSLVIVDQHAAHERLVYEALKNALYSKPLPSQLLLIPEIVELSEEDATCLLTHKDALQKFGLGIEPFGPGAIVVRETPSMLGEINVQALIKDLADEAAEYDTTDNLKAMLDYVAATMACHGSIRSGRLLRPEEMNALLRQIEATPNTGTCNHGRPTYIELKLADIERLFGRK from the coding sequence ATGACCATACGCCATCTTAGCGAAAATATCATTAATCAAATTGCCGCCGGCGAAGTTATTGAACGGCCAGCAAATGTTGTCAAAGAGCTTGTTGAAAATGCCATTGACGCTGGAGCGACTCGAATTGAAATTGTTACAGCAAACGGTGGAAAAAATTTTATAAAGGTGAGTGATAATGGCTGTGGTATTCCGGCAGATCAGTTAATTTTAGCAGTTTCTCGCCATTGTACCTCAAAAATTACTGATGATGTGCATAATATCTGCTTCTTAGGATTTAGAGGAGAAGCCTTACCCTCTATTGGTTCTGTTGCTAAACTTAAATTAATTTCACGAACGCAAGATGCTGATAATGCTACTGAAATTATTGTCACAGCAGGAAAAATTGTTGGACCGAAACCGGCGGCCGCAAATCTTGGAACGATCGTTGAAGTTCGTGACCTCTTCTTTGTTACTCCAGCACGGCTAAAATTTATGAAAACTGATCGGGCTGAAACGAATGCCATTACCGATATGATTAAACGAATTGCTATTGCATTTCCGCATATCCGCTTTTCTCTTTCAGGATCAGACAGAACTTCTATGGAATTGCCTGCTACGCAAAATAATACCCAAGGACAATTACAACGTATTACACAAATTATGGGTAAAGAATTTGCTCCCAACAGTATCGCACTTAATGCTGAACGCGAATCAGTCCGTTTGACAGGGTTTGCTTGTTTGCCATCCTTCAACCGTAGTAATAGCCTTCATCAATTTGCTTATGTTAATGGGCGTCCAGTGCGTGATAAATTCCTCTGGGGGGCGATTCGAGGAGCTTATGCTGATGTCATGACGCGGGATCGTTATCCTGTCTCCATTCTTTTTATTGATCTACCACCCGCCGATGTCGATGTTAATGTTCACCCGACAAAAGCCGATGTACGTTTCCGTGATTCTGGGCTCATTCGCGGTTTAATTGTTGGCGCAATTCATGAAGCATTGCATCAAACGGGTGTTCGTCCTACATCAACGCGTTCTGAAGCAATGTTGGCGGCATTTCAAACACAACAGCCATTGGCAAATTCAAAGAACCCACAGCCGGCTTCTTCTTACAGCCCACAACCTTATCATTTTTCATCCGCATCAATGATTCATCAACCATTGGATACTAACAGCTCTTTTGGTTTTAAAGAAAATGCGACTCCTCTTATGGAGGGCTTAGATACGCCAAGTGGTGATGCCTACATTCCAAATACTATAGTTTCACAAGAAGAATTATCTTATCCACTAGGAGCTGCCAGAGCACAAATCCATAAAAACTATATTATTGCTCAAACCCAAGATAGTTTGGTTATTGTTGATCAGCATGCTGCTCACGAACGATTGGTTTATGAAGCGCTCAAGAATGCGCTTTATTCCAAACCGCTTCCTTCACAATTGCTACTTATTCCTGAAATTGTAGAACTCTCTGAAGAAGACGCGACATGCCTTTTAACGCATAAAGATGCTTTGCAGAAATTTGGTTTAGGCATAGAACCATTTGGACCTGGTGCAATCGTTGTGCGTGAAACACCCTCCATGTTAGGAGAAATCAACGTACAAGCCCTCATTAAGGATCTCGCAGACGAGGCCGCGGAATATGATACGACAGATAATTTAAAAGCAATGCTTGATTATGTTGCAGCAACGATGGCTTGTCATGGCTCAATACGGTCAGGGCGCCTTTTACGTCCCGAAGAAATGAATGCACTGTTACGACAAATAGAAGCGACACCAAATACAGGCACATGTAATCACGGTCGTCCTACTTATATTGAACTTAAATTGGCTGATATAGAGAGACTTTTCGGTAGAAAATAG
- a CDS encoding DUF2093 domain-containing protein translates to MFSSDEREAKIHYSNNGYKIIEYGTYTLCAVSGQKIPIDDLKYWNHHRQEAYASCEISYHRELECNPYLNQLLKAQKK, encoded by the coding sequence ATGTTTTCTAGTGATGAACGTGAAGCAAAAATTCATTATTCTAATAATGGATATAAAATTATAGAATATGGAACTTATACCCTCTGTGCCGTTAGCGGGCAAAAAATCCCGATAGACGATTTAAAATATTGGAACCATCACCGCCAAGAAGCATATGCTAGTTGTGAGATTTCTTATCATCGCGAACTTGAATGCAATCCATATCTCAATCAATTGTTAAAAGCACAAAAAAAATAA
- the lpxK gene encoding tetraacyldisaccharide 4'-kinase: MRFNTPHFWWKDRSFLRFLLAPISWGYGYFSRCRMTRQSPIINLPVLCIGNFTCGGVGKTPVVIAFTQVAKELGFVPGVVSRGYGGRVKGVHLVNEKHDNAHDVGDEALLLARHTFVAVSPDRHAAAQRLKQEGCDFILMDDGFQSRRLYMDYSLLVVDTMRGFGNGAVFPAGPLRVPLKTQFSLMDSVLLIGHWDARDKISSLVTSTGKPVHYAHFKSLASDNVAGKSFLAFAGIGNPDKFFQSIKELCGHVVQTYSYPDHYFFTDTDLKNLAQKAKMHNLWLATTAKDYARIQSRSAQKDLKNLVVFDVTVNFSQEDFCRMLLEKVIARFKERKHSL; encoded by the coding sequence ATGAGGTTTAACACACCTCATTTTTGGTGGAAAGATAGAAGCTTTTTGCGTTTTTTATTAGCACCAATTTCTTGGGGATATGGTTATTTTTCACGATGTCGTATGACAAGACAGTCTCCTATTATCAATCTTCCAGTTTTGTGTATTGGCAATTTTACATGTGGTGGTGTAGGTAAAACGCCTGTTGTCATTGCTTTTACTCAAGTAGCTAAAGAGCTTGGTTTCGTACCTGGTGTTGTCTCACGTGGTTATGGTGGAAGGGTTAAGGGGGTGCATCTTGTCAATGAGAAGCATGACAATGCACATGATGTTGGAGATGAAGCACTTTTACTTGCACGGCATACTTTTGTTGCTGTATCACCCGATCGTCATGCGGCAGCGCAACGACTCAAGCAAGAAGGATGTGATTTTATTTTAATGGATGATGGGTTTCAAAGCCGCCGTCTTTATATGGATTATTCATTGCTTGTTGTAGATACGATGCGTGGTTTTGGGAATGGAGCTGTTTTCCCAGCAGGACCTTTGCGTGTACCATTAAAAACACAGTTTTCTTTGATGGACAGTGTTTTATTGATTGGTCATTGGGATGCGCGTGATAAAATTTCTTCTCTTGTCACTTCTACTGGGAAACCTGTACATTACGCTCATTTTAAATCATTAGCATCTGATAATGTTGCAGGAAAATCATTTTTGGCATTTGCAGGTATTGGCAATCCAGATAAATTTTTCCAATCAATTAAAGAGTTATGCGGTCATGTCGTGCAAACTTACTCTTATCCGGACCACTATTTTTTTACCGATACAGATTTAAAAAATCTCGCACAAAAGGCTAAAATGCATAATTTATGGCTAGCTACAACGGCTAAGGATTATGCACGCATACAGTCAAGGAGTGCACAAAAAGATTTAAAAAATCTTGTTGTTTTTGATGTTACAGTTAATTTTTCTCAAGAAGATTTCTGCCGTATGCTACTTGAAAAAGTCATAGCACGTTTTAAAGAACGAAAACATTCCCTTTAA
- the waaA gene encoding lipid IV(A) 3-deoxy-D-manno-octulosonic acid transferase: MMELKAQAAFLIYRIVGFCLRPVVPFYLLFRTIRGKEEQGRQKERLGKGHKIRPQSPLIWLHAASVGETLALVPLIDYILLLKISVLLTTCTVTSSSLVKKKFGNRLIHQYAPLDLDLAVRRFLSHWKPDLALICESEIWPVRIKELAKMHIPQILVNAHMSKRSFQAWKKRPVLANYIFKNIDLAIAQNDRDVTYYHALGVKSVALSGNLKADIVPVEDQTLLTYYRRALGNRPVWAAISTHEGEEEIAFEVHRILKDYLPDLLTIIVPRHPERLEDLLKKCNNENLRFVRRSSNAVPDKNTDILWGDTIGEMGLFLRLSKVSFIGKSLCGDGGHNPLELALFGSAILTGPHVSNFQEMFEQFLTHEAAYMIQDTKQLAIQVYRLLTDEILRQEMTNKAYEIATGMAGALERTLKILDPFLQPLVIQTGLSQRQEGT; encoded by the coding sequence ATAATGGAACTAAAGGCACAAGCAGCTTTTTTAATCTATCGGATAGTTGGTTTTTGCTTACGTCCTGTTGTACCTTTTTATTTGCTTTTTCGTACTATTCGTGGAAAAGAAGAGCAAGGACGTCAAAAAGAACGTTTGGGTAAGGGCCATAAAATACGACCTCAAAGCCCACTCATTTGGTTGCATGCAGCAAGTGTTGGAGAAACACTTGCTCTTGTTCCGCTTATTGATTACATTTTATTATTGAAAATCAGTGTATTGTTGACAACCTGTACTGTAACTTCCTCTTCTCTTGTGAAAAAAAAATTTGGTAATCGGTTAATTCATCAATATGCTCCATTGGATTTAGATTTGGCAGTGCGCCGTTTTCTTAGTCATTGGAAGCCGGATTTAGCATTGATTTGTGAATCAGAGATTTGGCCTGTGCGTATTAAAGAACTTGCTAAAATGCATATTCCACAGATTTTGGTTAATGCCCATATGTCTAAACGTTCTTTTCAAGCTTGGAAAAAACGTCCTGTTCTTGCCAATTATATTTTTAAGAATATTGATCTAGCTATTGCTCAGAATGACAGAGATGTCACTTATTACCATGCCCTTGGGGTAAAGTCTGTTGCACTTTCTGGTAATCTTAAGGCCGATATTGTACCAGTTGAAGATCAAACATTACTTACGTATTACCGTCGTGCTCTCGGTAACCGTCCAGTTTGGGCAGCTATTTCAACCCATGAAGGGGAAGAAGAAATCGCTTTTGAAGTCCATAGGATTCTTAAAGATTATTTGCCAGATTTATTAACAATTATTGTTCCCCGTCATCCTGAACGCTTAGAAGATCTTCTCAAAAAGTGTAACAATGAGAATTTGCGTTTTGTTCGTAGAAGCAGCAATGCTGTTCCAGATAAAAATACGGACATTTTGTGGGGCGATACAATCGGGGAAATGGGGCTTTTTCTTCGCTTATCAAAAGTCTCTTTCATTGGGAAGTCGTTATGTGGAGATGGTGGACACAATCCATTGGAGCTAGCTTTATTTGGTTCAGCTATTTTGACAGGACCTCATGTCTCAAATTTTCAAGAAATGTTTGAACAATTCTTAACACATGAAGCAGCATATATGATCCAAGATACAAAACAGCTTGCTATTCAGGTATATAGACTTTTAACAGATGAAATATTACGACAAGAAATGACAAATAAAGCCTATGAAATAGCAACGGGGATGGCGGGTGCACTTGAACGTACATTAAAGATTCTTGATCCATTTTTGCAACCTCTTGTAATACAAACAGGTTTAAGTCAGCGTCAGGAGGGAACATGA
- a CDS encoding DUF4170 domain-containing protein, translated as MTEVNEKKQYLHLVFGGELKNLNSNQFKNINDLDVVGIFPDYQSAQEAWQAKAQKSVDNALQRYYIVDLHRLLETETSDIQ; from the coding sequence ATGACTGAAGTAAACGAAAAAAAGCAATATTTGCATCTTGTATTCGGTGGGGAATTAAAAAATCTTAATAGCAATCAATTTAAGAATATTAATGATTTAGATGTGGTTGGTATTTTTCCAGATTATCAATCAGCTCAAGAAGCATGGCAGGCGAAAGCACAAAAAAGTGTAGATAATGCGTTACAACGTTACTACATCGTAGACTTGCATCGCCTTCTTGAAACTGAAACCAGCGATATACAATGA
- a CDS encoding 3'(2'),5'-bisphosphate nucleotidase CysQ has translation MQENKTHHSSDLNLLLDVCREAGDLAMKYFGCALDVWIKEGNSPVSEADFAVDHFLKEKLLRERPNYGWISEETKDDREQRVYERYFVVDPIDGTRGFLSGSTYWCVSVAIIENGRPIVGVVQCPAQGDVYAAVAGRGATLNGIALPLLASQINGKYKISIDKSLIQKLPEDFRNKISFYYHIPSLAYRIVLVAQDEIDIVLVRPDCHAWDIAAADLILQECGGRFLSFDAPVISYGIEPYQYGLLIAGKNNCVQNMIDVVRKAKLV, from the coding sequence TTGCAGGAAAATAAAACGCATCATTCTTCTGATTTAAATCTTTTGCTTGATGTTTGTCGAGAAGCAGGAGATTTAGCAATGAAGTATTTTGGATGTGCGTTAGACGTTTGGATTAAAGAAGGCAATTCACCAGTCAGTGAAGCAGATTTTGCAGTTGATCATTTTTTAAAAGAAAAGCTTCTTAGAGAACGCCCGAATTATGGATGGATTTCAGAAGAAACAAAAGATGATCGAGAACAAAGAGTGTATGAGCGTTACTTTGTGGTTGATCCTATTGATGGAACGCGTGGTTTTCTTTCTGGCAGCACCTATTGGTGTGTTTCGGTTGCTATTATTGAAAATGGGCGTCCTATCGTGGGTGTCGTGCAATGTCCAGCTCAAGGAGATGTTTATGCAGCTGTTGCTGGTCGAGGAGCAACATTAAACGGTATAGCGCTTCCTCTTTTAGCATCTCAGATTAACGGTAAGTATAAAATCTCAATTGATAAATCATTAATACAAAAGTTGCCGGAGGATTTTCGTAATAAAATCAGTTTTTATTACCACATTCCCTCTCTTGCGTATCGTATTGTTCTTGTTGCTCAAGACGAAATTGATATTGTGTTGGTTCGCCCCGATTGCCATGCATGGGATATTGCCGCTGCCGATCTTATTTTACAAGAATGCGGAGGGCGTTTTCTATCGTTTGATGCACCTGTTATATCTTACGGAATTGAACCTTATCAATATGGGCTTTTAATTGCTGGTAAAAATAATTGCGTTCAAAATATGATAGATGTTGTTCGTAAAGCAAAGTTAGTTTAA
- a CDS encoding TldD/PmbA family protein, translated as MTDKNQIDKATSLVEAAKRSGADAADAVVVRAHSTSVSVRFGKVEATEASESNDFTLRVFVGKKVASVSANLAVCPHKLAERVVAMAKASPDNLFEGLADKEYLVKHPKDLDLFDDFVPHGHFLTEDALKMEAAALDIKGVSNSGGAVTSYGHSGFVLVTSDGFCGAYHSSGFSRSCSALAGKGTAMERDYDYTTALHFSDLEAAETVGRNAGVGAVRRLGAVRAATGVVDVIFNPRTARGIAGHIASMVNGASVARKTSLLQNLLGKAVMKPDVNVTDQPLRLRGNASRPFDGEGVEGKTLNIIENGILKNWLLSSSSARELGLETNGHGVRSASLVQPASTNFAIEPGLVSPSDMIKDLQSGFYVTELFGHGIDFVTGQYSRGASGFWIKNGEISYPVSEVTLGSDLLHMLAHLMPANDIDRRYSTAAPTLLIEGMTLAGK; from the coding sequence ATGACTGACAAAAACCAGATTGATAAAGCTACTTCGTTGGTTGAAGCGGCAAAGCGTTCTGGGGCAGATGCTGCTGATGCTGTTGTCGTTCGTGCACATTCTACCAGTGTATCGGTTCGTTTTGGAAAAGTCGAAGCAACAGAAGCTTCAGAGAGCAATGATTTTACATTAAGAGTTTTTGTTGGAAAAAAAGTAGCGAGTGTTTCTGCTAATTTAGCAGTTTGTCCGCACAAACTAGCAGAACGTGTTGTTGCTATGGCAAAAGCTTCTCCTGATAATTTATTCGAAGGTTTGGCAGATAAAGAGTATCTGGTTAAACATCCTAAAGATCTTGACCTTTTTGATGATTTTGTTCCACATGGTCATTTTCTAACAGAAGATGCTTTGAAAATGGAAGCGGCAGCTCTTGATATTAAAGGAGTGAGCAATTCTGGTGGAGCCGTTACATCTTATGGCCATAGTGGATTTGTTTTGGTGACCAGCGATGGTTTTTGTGGAGCTTACCATTCTAGTGGTTTTTCACGTTCTTGCAGTGCACTTGCTGGTAAAGGGACAGCAATGGAACGTGATTATGATTATACAACTGCCTTACATTTTTCTGATTTGGAAGCAGCAGAAACTGTAGGAAGAAATGCAGGAGTTGGAGCAGTTCGACGTTTGGGAGCAGTACGTGCTGCTACGGGGGTTGTAGATGTTATTTTTAATCCGCGTACGGCTCGCGGAATTGCTGGACATATCGCATCTATGGTGAATGGAGCATCTGTAGCTCGTAAAACAAGTCTTTTACAAAATCTCTTGGGAAAAGCGGTAATGAAACCAGATGTTAATGTGACAGACCAGCCTTTAAGATTGCGTGGGAATGCTTCTCGTCCCTTCGATGGAGAGGGAGTAGAGGGAAAAACATTGAATATTATTGAAAATGGTATTTTAAAAAACTGGCTTCTTTCATCGTCTTCAGCGCGTGAATTAGGGCTTGAAACCAATGGTCATGGCGTACGTTCGGCATCATTGGTTCAACCAGCGAGTACCAATTTTGCTATTGAACCAGGTTTAGTATCACCTAGCGATATGATAAAAGATTTGCAAAGTGGGTTTTATGTGACAGAATTATTCGGACATGGCATTGATTTTGTGACGGGACAGTATAGCCGCGGTGCTTCTGGTTTTTGGATTAAAAATGGTGAAATCTCTTACCCTGTAAGCGAAGTAACTCTGGGTTCTGATCTGCTCCATATGCTGGCGCATTTAATGCCTGCGAACGATATTGATCGGCGTTATAGTACAGCAGCTCCGACTTTATTAATTGAAGGGATGACACTTGCAGGAAAATAA
- a CDS encoding EVE domain-containing protein produces MKHWIAVISRAHARLAAEFGFLQVCHGKAGPLRKTSKGDEAFIYCPRSKIGTGQVLQTIEFQCIFKDDHIYQVEQAPDFIPFRKDVIFNKQAQSVILKEIQDLDFLTNSHWGMLARRGFFEITAYDAARIREAMGIHDG; encoded by the coding sequence ATGAAACATTGGATAGCTGTAATTTCTCGAGCCCACGCACGCCTTGCAGCAGAATTTGGCTTTCTTCAAGTCTGTCATGGTAAAGCTGGTCCACTTCGAAAAACATCTAAGGGAGATGAAGCCTTCATTTACTGTCCACGGAGCAAAATAGGCACTGGGCAGGTTCTTCAAACAATAGAGTTTCAGTGTATATTTAAAGATGATCACATTTATCAAGTGGAGCAAGCGCCTGATTTTATACCTTTTCGAAAAGATGTTATTTTTAATAAACAAGCACAATCTGTTATTTTAAAAGAGATTCAAGATCTTGATTTTTTAACTAACTCCCATTGGGGGATGTTAGCACGACGAGGTTTTTTTGAAATTACAGCTTATGATGCAGCCCGAATTCGCGAAGCAATGGGAATTCATGATGGCTAA